TCGATTAACGCGTCGGCTAGATTGAAAACCGCGAACTCGAATCCGTAGCGCCAATAAACGTAATCCACTACGCCTCCGTGAACGAATCGATCTATCAGATTTGAGCAGCCTGCGCCAAGCAAAACGCCAAGAGGTTGGGCGTAACGAACAACGAGCTTATCCAGAAATACAAAAACTATCGCGATCGCGACAAGCAAAGCCAGAATATACTTTAGCTGTTCGCCAAGCGAGGCAAAGAGCGAAAACGCCACGCCTTCGTTGAACGTCAGCACGATTGAGAGCGCCGCGCTATCCCATCGAAAGCCGTTTAAGATCGCGAGTTTAACCGACTGATCTATAACGATCGCGCAGATAAAGAACAGCCAGAAAAACGCCGTAGAACGATTGATATAGTAAAACTTCATATGGACGCCGTCGATTTTTGAAGCCGCATTGTAGCGTTTCAACGCCTCAAAAAAACGCTCGCTTAGCCCAAGCTCGTTGTCGAAACAAAAAAACTAACGTATCGCAACGCCGTTTTTGGCGGATCGTTTTATATCGTAAAGCGCCATATCCGCGCGTTTGATAAGCTCCTCGACGCGCTCGTTGCGCCGATAGACCGCGCAACCCACGCT
This genomic interval from Helicobacteraceae bacterium contains the following:
- the lspA gene encoding signal peptidase II, with the protein product MKRYNAASKIDGVHMKFYYINRSTAFFWLFFICAIVIDQSVKLAILNGFRWDSAALSIVLTFNEGVAFSLFASLGEQLKYILALLVAIAIVFVFLDKLVVRYAQPLGVLLGAGCSNLIDRFVHGGVVDYVYWRYGFEFAVFNLADALIDCSIVWIFWLYFKRVKRQKSAV